Proteins encoded in a region of the Leptospira montravelensis genome:
- a CDS encoding TIGR04282 family arsenosugar biosynthesis glycosyltransferase, translating into MGKNKLIIFAKQPKLGKVKTRLATTIGEDKTLKIYFELLTITKKVTSVIDAEKVVYWDTLTCHSQNEFEFGYENKIQEIGDLGFKMEKAFQNESKLGAKKIVIIGTDCPYLTKDILEAAYSELDYFDFVLGPALDGGYYLLGMKEFFPFVFHSIPWSTENVLSLTIESIRKNKRTVTLLEELSDIDDIDDLKIWKSDI; encoded by the coding sequence ATGGGAAAAAACAAATTAATTATTTTTGCAAAACAACCTAAGTTAGGAAAGGTTAAAACCCGGTTAGCAACTACGATTGGGGAAGACAAAACTCTAAAGATATACTTTGAATTACTCACTATCACAAAAAAAGTAACTTCTGTTATTGATGCAGAGAAGGTTGTATATTGGGATACACTAACGTGTCATTCCCAAAATGAGTTTGAGTTTGGATACGAGAATAAAATACAAGAAATAGGGGATCTTGGATTCAAAATGGAAAAGGCATTCCAAAATGAATCTAAGCTCGGTGCCAAAAAAATAGTCATCATAGGTACCGATTGCCCTTACTTAACAAAAGATATACTAGAAGCTGCTTATTCAGAATTAGATTATTTCGATTTTGTGTTGGGGCCAGCCCTTGATGGTGGTTATTATTTACTTGGAATGAAAGAATTTTTTCCGTTTGTTTTTCATTCCATCCCCTGGAGTACAGAGAATGTATTATCTTTGACCATCGAATCAATAAGGAAAAACAAAAGAACAGTTACTCTTTTAGAAGAATTGTCTGATATAGATGATATAGATGATTTGAAAATATGGAAATCTGATATTTAA
- a CDS encoding arsenate reductase family protein, which produces MNLQIFGTKKCKESKKAQLFFQERRVPFQFINLQEKEMSKGELRSILGSVSLDDLIDTESKVYEDKNLKYMLYDKEEALLTNPLLFKTPIVRDGKRATIGFVPDIWKQWISESKK; this is translated from the coding sequence ATGAACCTCCAAATCTTCGGAACCAAAAAATGCAAAGAATCGAAGAAGGCGCAGTTGTTCTTCCAAGAACGTCGCGTACCTTTTCAATTCATTAACCTCCAAGAAAAAGAAATGAGCAAAGGTGAGCTTAGGTCTATTTTAGGAAGTGTTAGTTTGGATGATTTGATTGATACAGAATCTAAAGTCTACGAAGACAAAAATCTAAAGTACATGTTATACGACAAAGAGGAAGCTCTTCTCACAAACCCCCTCTTATTCAAAACACCAATCGTCCGTGATGGAAAACGTGCGACCATTGGATTTGTTCCTGATATTTGGAAACAGTGGATTTCAGAATCCAAAAAATAA
- a CDS encoding DUF4395 domain-containing protein — protein MKIGYYPDVVNENVTRIVASSVVFFGVLAILFPNAYVLGFLVFGFALRLSYGPKFEPFAFFTSRYLVPWLGISFVSAAGPPKRFAQLIGFLFSVSAIVFFVLGHTLVYQITLATLVFFASLESFLGWCAGCFAFGLLMKLGVIPEEICERCNNLNFNK, from the coding sequence ATGAAAATAGGTTATTATCCAGATGTGGTCAATGAAAATGTCACGAGGATCGTCGCCTCTTCCGTGGTATTTTTTGGCGTTCTTGCCATTTTATTTCCTAATGCTTATGTATTAGGATTCCTTGTGTTTGGATTTGCGTTAAGGCTCAGTTACGGACCTAAGTTTGAACCTTTCGCATTTTTTACATCGCGATACCTCGTACCTTGGCTCGGAATATCTTTTGTTAGCGCTGCAGGACCTCCCAAACGATTTGCGCAATTGATTGGATTCTTATTTAGTGTTAGTGCCATTGTATTCTTTGTGTTAGGACATACTCTTGTTTACCAGATCACACTTGCCACATTAGTCTTTTTTGCATCCTTAGAATCTTTTTTGGGTTGGTGTGCAGGTTGTTTTGCATTTGGTTTGCTAATGAAACTAGGAGTGATTCCAGAAGAAATTTGTGAACGTTGTAACAATCTCAACTTCAATAAATAG
- a CDS encoding glycosyltransferase family 2 protein, protein MSIEKVNNVFCIIPARDEEEGIERALSGILAGSGLQKPNFIIVNNASKDQTANIVKRMGLLCLNCPEIGYGNACLLALDWIKNSGLSPDYILFCDADGSDDPSDIQKLIHVIQENDDDLVIGSRTLGEVEKGALSPIQIFGNALTCFLIRIFFRRKFTDMGPLRIIRYSSILRLQMEDPTWGWNIEMHVKALQFGLAIREISVNYRKRFAGVSKISGTLSMSIRVGIKILYTFFRLILFRVHSK, encoded by the coding sequence ATGTCAATAGAAAAGGTGAATAATGTTTTTTGTATCATACCTGCACGTGATGAAGAAGAAGGCATAGAACGTGCGTTATCTGGAATTCTAGCTGGATCAGGTTTGCAAAAACCTAATTTTATCATTGTTAATAATGCCTCAAAAGACCAAACTGCTAACATTGTAAAACGAATGGGACTTTTGTGTCTAAATTGCCCTGAAATTGGTTACGGAAACGCCTGTTTGTTGGCTTTAGATTGGATCAAAAACTCCGGTTTATCTCCTGATTATATTTTATTCTGTGATGCCGATGGTTCTGATGATCCATCCGATATCCAGAAATTAATTCATGTCATTCAAGAGAATGATGATGATTTGGTGATTGGTTCAAGAACTTTAGGTGAGGTAGAAAAAGGTGCTTTGTCTCCGATCCAAATATTTGGGAATGCTTTGACTTGTTTTTTAATTCGTATTTTTTTTCGCCGTAAATTTACCGATATGGGGCCACTCCGAATTATACGTTATTCTTCTATTTTACGGTTGCAGATGGAGGATCCTACTTGGGGTTGGAATATTGAAATGCATGTAAAGGCTTTACAATTTGGACTTGCCATTCGTGAAATTTCAGTCAATTATCGAAAACGGTTTGCAGGTGTTTCGAAAATATCAGGAACCTTATCCATGTCAATCCGAGTAGGCATAAAAATTTTATACACTTTTTTTCGGTTAATTCTATTTCGTGTCCATTCGAAGTAA
- a CDS encoding OmpA family protein: MFYLNLNKVLRLLLLTYTVQYFLFTQGLVGQEGVVFENPYKKTEPAFDDKSLTLYFSKKSSKIEKADLIRLQSFADFLNKNRNYEVYIQAHANEGKNAKEDVLVSEKRSLEVERFFLIHFVEPNQIRRLFYGNSKLSNKTKEHQTLNRRVDIKIQQIP, translated from the coding sequence ATGTTCTACCTAAATCTGAACAAAGTCCTCCGTTTGCTTTTGTTAACTTACACTGTTCAATATTTTCTATTCACACAAGGACTTGTAGGACAAGAAGGTGTGGTTTTCGAAAATCCTTATAAAAAAACTGAACCTGCTTTCGATGACAAATCCCTAACTTTGTATTTCTCTAAAAAGTCTTCCAAAATTGAAAAGGCCGATTTGATTCGTTTACAAAGTTTTGCGGATTTTCTGAACAAAAACAGAAATTATGAAGTTTATATCCAAGCACATGCCAATGAAGGAAAAAATGCAAAGGAAGACGTATTAGTCAGTGAAAAACGATCATTAGAGGTTGAACGTTTTTTTCTTATTCATTTTGTGGAGCCAAATCAAATTAGAAGATTATTTTACGGAAATTCAAAATTATCCAACAAAACAAAAGAACACCAAACATTGAATCGGCGAGTGGATATTAAAATCCAACAAATTCCTTAA
- a CDS encoding sulfurtransferase, with protein sequence MKIWRGYGIYLFVISLLWAYWLQLSAGPQGSTPSKGESPWFLSAELALQTPKYTILDTRSYLHRIKNKVPSSKVISWEDLSRSDQPHKGELLELKLVRKKINDLGIQESDYILVLGDGIAGWGEEGRIVWSLREAGFNQSFWVEGGYPAYEKEIQRISDSKKNKESELYKFQNKNIQSSAVLKEDILQGLQTKKYQILDTREPREFSGATPYGETRGGHIPGAKSFFYQELFDNKGNIKSKSEVDRYLKQIGIQKDKPIVAYCTGGVRSAFVVGILRTYGYNAYNYAGSMWEWSYDPKLPLETNH encoded by the coding sequence ATGAAAATCTGGCGCGGTTATGGGATTTATCTATTTGTTATTTCTCTTTTATGGGCGTATTGGCTCCAACTGAGCGCAGGTCCACAAGGTTCCACCCCCAGCAAAGGGGAATCCCCTTGGTTTTTATCGGCAGAATTGGCTCTCCAAACTCCTAAATATACGATCCTTGATACGAGATCTTACCTTCATCGCATCAAAAACAAAGTTCCTAGTTCTAAGGTCATATCTTGGGAAGACCTATCTCGAAGTGATCAACCACACAAGGGAGAACTTTTGGAATTAAAGTTAGTACGTAAAAAAATTAATGATTTAGGCATTCAGGAAAGCGATTACATATTAGTGTTAGGTGATGGAATCGCAGGTTGGGGAGAAGAAGGTCGTATTGTTTGGAGTTTACGTGAAGCTGGGTTTAATCAATCCTTTTGGGTTGAAGGGGGATACCCTGCTTATGAAAAAGAAATTCAGAGAATATCAGACAGTAAAAAAAATAAGGAATCCGAGTTATATAAATTTCAAAATAAAAATATTCAATCCTCTGCAGTTTTAAAGGAAGATATTTTGCAAGGATTACAAACGAAAAAGTACCAAATCCTTGATACTAGGGAACCTAGAGAATTTTCTGGAGCAACTCCATATGGAGAAACCAGGGGAGGGCATATCCCGGGCGCTAAATCCTTTTTTTATCAAGAGTTGTTTGATAATAAAGGAAATATAAAATCTAAATCTGAAGTTGATCGTTATTTGAAACAAATTGGCATTCAAAAAGATAAACCAATCGTTGCTTACTGTACTGGAGGTGTTCGCTCTGCTTTTGTTGTAGGAATTCTTCGTACTTATGGATATAATGCTTATAATTATGCGGGTTCTATGTGGGAATGGTCCTACGATCCGAAACTTCCATTGGAAACTAATCATTGA
- a CDS encoding DUF971 domain-containing protein has protein sequence MSNSQFATIPKEISFDDDSLYIEWKDGHGSKYSLLDLRKKCPCATCRGGHGGKVGDATGHIQSIKLLSWTKVGRYAISIVWSDYHNTGIYSYDNLRAYSDGIASAFD, from the coding sequence ATGTCGAATTCACAGTTTGCCACGATACCGAAAGAAATTTCTTTCGATGACGATTCTCTTTATATCGAGTGGAAAGATGGTCACGGTTCGAAATATTCGCTTTTGGATCTTAGAAAAAAATGCCCCTGTGCCACTTGTCGCGGGGGACATGGCGGAAAAGTAGGGGATGCCACTGGTCATATCCAATCCATCAAACTCCTTTCTTGGACCAAAGTGGGTAGGTATGCCATTTCCATCGTTTGGAGTGATTACCATAACACCGGCATTTATTCTTATGACAATCTCCGAGCCTATTCGGACGGAATAGCGAGCGCATTCGACTAA
- a CDS encoding multiheme c-type cytochrome: protein MKRTIFIFLFLFIGLGTSIYLYLNQRIVPIEQVFPSKIWAKPIENLPNLKGVGAPTAKNCGGCHTEIYEEWKRSTHANALSDIQFQSELAKPSSPKWICLNCHIPVQNQRETIITGLQNGDYLRPVEIPNPNFNIEMQAEGVTCATCHVRVDSNFKESFVIGGTGGTTPPHPVKIDRKQLLNRCYDCHNETYSLNESLICSFQTGTELIATKSNESCSSCHQPEVRRSFVKPSLNKPIRTSHKHGFIGGGVPKTFDLYQDQIRLGYKPGIVLSDLKVENNRIEVLLRNSNASHHVTTGDPERFYRLILVGIDPLGKIIYKEETTIGQEWVWSPAAKKVSDNRIPYGKSFEWKIELPNLPIETFQFQAVHVRLKNNTSDFMIQSSGYVPSKYKANVDKIKDLYPHSSLVIETKYQLKTKSRKDTPLEELFKRNVNRKGE, encoded by the coding sequence TTGAAACGCACTATTTTCATTTTTTTGTTTCTGTTCATAGGATTGGGGACCAGTATATATCTTTATTTAAACCAAAGAATTGTTCCCATTGAACAGGTGTTCCCTAGTAAAATTTGGGCAAAACCTATTGAAAATCTCCCCAATCTAAAAGGTGTTGGGGCACCAACTGCAAAAAACTGCGGTGGTTGTCATACTGAAATTTATGAAGAATGGAAACGGTCGACACATGCAAATGCGCTATCCGACATTCAGTTTCAATCAGAATTGGCAAAACCAAGTTCACCTAAATGGATTTGTTTGAATTGTCATATCCCCGTTCAAAACCAAAGGGAAACGATCATCACCGGCTTACAAAATGGAGATTATCTTCGTCCGGTGGAAATTCCTAATCCAAATTTTAATATTGAAATGCAAGCGGAGGGAGTCACATGTGCTACCTGTCACGTACGTGTAGATTCCAATTTTAAGGAAAGTTTTGTGATAGGGGGAACGGGTGGAACGACTCCTCCTCATCCGGTAAAAATTGATAGAAAACAGTTGTTAAATCGTTGTTACGATTGTCATAACGAAACCTATTCCTTAAATGAATCGCTAATTTGTTCTTTTCAAACAGGCACTGAGTTAATTGCTACAAAATCAAATGAATCCTGTTCTTCCTGCCACCAACCAGAAGTTCGTCGGTCATTCGTAAAACCTTCTCTAAATAAACCTATAAGGACCTCCCATAAACATGGATTCATTGGAGGTGGTGTTCCCAAAACCTTTGATTTGTATCAAGACCAAATAAGATTGGGTTACAAACCGGGCATCGTTCTTTCTGATTTAAAAGTAGAAAACAACAGAATTGAAGTTTTACTTAGAAATTCCAATGCTTCGCATCATGTCACTACAGGAGATCCGGAAAGGTTTTACCGTTTGATCCTTGTGGGGATCGATCCATTGGGAAAAATTATTTATAAAGAAGAAACCACCATTGGTCAAGAATGGGTTTGGTCTCCTGCTGCTAAAAAGGTAAGTGATAACCGAATTCCTTATGGTAAAAGTTTTGAATGGAAAATAGAATTACCAAACTTACCAATTGAAACGTTTCAATTTCAGGCAGTTCATGTCCGATTGAAAAATAATACTTCTGATTTTATGATACAATCTTCCGGATATGTTCCTTCGAAGTACAAAGCTAATGTAGATAAAATAAAAGATTTATACCCTCATAGTTCTTTAGTGATTGAAACAAAGTATCAGTTGAAAACTAAATCTAGGAAAGACACTCCGCTAGAAGAATTATTCAAAAGGAATGTCAATAGAAAAGGTGAATAA
- the asd gene encoding archaetidylserine decarboxylase (Phosphatidylserine decarboxylase is synthesized as a single chain precursor. Generation of the pyruvoyl active site from a Ser is coupled to cleavage of a Gly-Ser bond between the larger (beta) and smaller (alpha chains). It is an integral membrane protein.) — translation METLFQNGSKFNLILGSDILSPYFYLILVASIYLSFRLGFPQIRFLFLALKILTGNMDFKGSKGQLVHSQAFFAGIGSSLLAGSVIGTALAIAYGGIGVLFWIWVMSLLVMPIRFVSSTLAVKFRNQLPSGRYLSGPMYFIEKALRAKWLAVAFSLASMVTVLLFGGIFPFVGLTYITKEGLSLSGLSGPISISVILLFIVIGGVRRVGRAASILAPIGIFLFIFGYVTLFSNGMTSFFGFLSDVTKEAFSIKALQGGGAFGILRALSVSLSTFFLSTETAVGKSSGIAGVVRTDYAAKQGLVSMLASFFEGFIMATLVGFVLYSYGAVNLDTILSFPDRILEQKDSLSAILFFISFVCFGILSLAGWFYSGEQNAFYVFGEKFSNFFRMLFIGSTLGFSYLYVKYGVDVLTFVMHWGYIAAVITSVPLLVSLMLLGKSANFELKKYLSESGARYEIFKDIYLLFLTLLPKNLISKIFGYFSMFKMPRFMMIPILKAFAKAYKINLSEAELEIKEYASLNQFFTRALRAEARIIDSAPNAVVSPTDSKITSFGNINQSTIIQAKGIDYSVKELLGSEKYYPYFTNGKYITFYLSPQDYHRIHSPFAGQILGYYYEPGKLFPVNDLAVLNIRGLFPKNERLITFLQTEYGKIAVIKVGASNVGKIRVTYDNKIVTNNWIRFAKEHHYKDVSIMIDKGSELGRFEMGSTVILVFENDTIDLTNITLGDKIQYGTTVGNFRSKTTKLPVKS, via the coding sequence ATGGAAACACTCTTTCAAAACGGATCTAAGTTTAATCTGATTTTAGGATCAGACATTCTCAGCCCTTATTTTTATCTTATCCTTGTCGCCTCAATTTATTTGAGTTTTCGGTTGGGATTTCCACAAATTCGTTTTCTCTTTCTCGCACTCAAGATCCTTACCGGAAATATGGACTTTAAAGGTTCCAAGGGCCAGTTGGTTCATTCGCAAGCTTTCTTTGCTGGAATTGGCTCTTCATTATTGGCCGGATCGGTCATAGGGACAGCCCTTGCCATCGCCTATGGTGGAATTGGTGTTCTTTTTTGGATTTGGGTGATGAGCCTTCTTGTGATGCCTATTCGGTTTGTTTCTTCCACCTTGGCTGTAAAGTTTCGAAACCAACTACCTAGTGGTCGTTATCTTTCCGGTCCTATGTATTTTATTGAAAAGGCACTTAGGGCGAAGTGGCTCGCTGTGGCATTTTCCTTGGCGAGTATGGTTACCGTACTTTTGTTTGGAGGGATTTTTCCTTTTGTGGGACTTACTTATATCACAAAAGAGGGTTTGAGTCTTTCGGGTCTTTCTGGCCCCATTTCTATTTCAGTCATTTTATTATTTATTGTGATCGGTGGTGTTAGGCGAGTTGGCCGAGCTGCTTCCATTCTTGCTCCTATTGGAATTTTCCTTTTTATTTTTGGATATGTAACACTTTTTTCAAATGGAATGACTTCCTTTTTTGGATTCCTTTCGGACGTAACCAAAGAAGCATTTTCAATCAAAGCCTTACAAGGTGGTGGTGCGTTCGGCATTTTGCGTGCCCTATCTGTTTCGCTTAGTACTTTCTTTTTATCTACAGAAACTGCCGTTGGAAAATCTTCTGGCATCGCAGGTGTGGTACGGACTGATTACGCCGCAAAACAAGGATTAGTGAGTATGCTAGCTTCCTTTTTTGAAGGTTTTATTATGGCTACCCTTGTCGGATTTGTTTTGTATTCGTATGGTGCAGTCAATTTAGATACCATTCTTTCTTTTCCTGATAGAATTTTAGAACAAAAAGATTCTTTATCTGCCATTTTGTTTTTTATTTCTTTTGTTTGTTTTGGAATTTTAAGCCTTGCCGGTTGGTTTTATAGCGGTGAACAAAATGCATTTTATGTATTCGGCGAAAAGTTTTCCAACTTTTTTAGAATGTTGTTCATTGGATCTACTTTAGGTTTTTCTTATCTTTATGTAAAGTATGGAGTAGATGTTCTAACGTTTGTGATGCATTGGGGTTATATTGCTGCTGTGATTACCAGTGTTCCACTCCTTGTTTCCCTTATGTTACTTGGTAAATCTGCCAATTTTGAACTCAAAAAATACCTTTCCGAATCGGGAGCCAGGTATGAAATTTTCAAAGACATTTATCTTTTGTTTTTGACCTTACTTCCAAAAAACCTGATCTCCAAAATTTTTGGTTATTTTTCTATGTTTAAGATGCCACGGTTTATGATGATCCCCATCTTAAAGGCATTTGCTAAGGCATATAAAATCAATTTAAGCGAAGCTGAACTCGAAATTAAAGAATATGCATCCTTAAATCAGTTTTTTACAAGAGCACTTCGTGCCGAAGCAAGGATCATTGACTCGGCTCCTAATGCAGTTGTATCTCCTACAGATTCTAAAATCACAAGTTTTGGAAATATTAACCAATCCACTATCATTCAGGCAAAAGGGATTGATTATTCCGTAAAAGAATTGTTAGGTTCTGAAAAATATTATCCATATTTTACTAACGGAAAATACATTACCTTTTATTTGTCTCCGCAAGATTACCACCGCATTCATAGTCCATTTGCGGGACAAATCCTCGGATACTACTACGAACCGGGAAAACTTTTTCCGGTAAACGATTTGGCAGTTCTCAATATACGGGGACTTTTTCCAAAAAACGAAAGACTAATCACCTTCTTACAAACCGAATATGGTAAAATTGCTGTCATTAAGGTGGGAGCGTCTAACGTAGGAAAGATCCGTGTGACTTACGACAATAAAATTGTCACAAACAACTGGATTCGTTTTGCGAAGGAACATCACTACAAAGATGTTTCGATCATGATCGACAAAGGGTCTGAACTAGGACGTTTCGAAATGGGTTCTACTGTCATTCTTGTTTTCGAAAATGACACCATCGACTTGACAAACATAACTCTCGGTGACAAAATCCAATACGGGACTACCGTTGGGAATTTCCGTTCTAAAACAACGAAACTACCGGTGAAATCTTAA
- a CDS encoding SRPBCC family protein → MIQTTIETVIRKPVPEVFAYIRNMENQTLYNSSITASEVVPDNPNQFKIQIDLGIFKLTEFYTLEEIQENHLIVASCHSISMLFTDRYEFKDSNGNCHLTITDRMELKGLFKLSEGLVKMNLKSQMMENLNSLKRILES, encoded by the coding sequence ATGATACAAACCACCATTGAAACGGTAATCCGAAAACCGGTGCCAGAAGTATTTGCATATATTCGGAATATGGAAAATCAAACTTTGTATAACTCGAGTATCACCGCTTCGGAAGTGGTTCCAGACAACCCTAATCAATTTAAAATCCAAATTGATTTAGGAATTTTTAAACTTACAGAATTTTATACATTAGAAGAAATTCAAGAAAACCACTTGATTGTCGCTAGTTGCCATTCCATTTCTATGTTATTTACTGATCGATATGAATTTAAGGATTCCAATGGGAACTGCCACCTAACTATCACAGATCGGATGGAATTAAAAGGCCTTTTTAAATTGAGTGAAGGCCTTGTGAAAATGAACTTAAAATCTCAAATGATGGAAAACTTAAATTCTTTAAAAAGAATTTTGGAATCTTAA
- a CDS encoding LIC_11366 family protein, producing the protein MSRCIVILSFLVFMISSIAVGNLASEPSGMEVGLRYGGGERIPGRFDGDLKQFSSTISPLTASDVALGGGRSTNLYEGFFRFLLDSRSRIGFVIGRNDWQILQLTEVTSDYYYTKLSSEIYSYHILGMYYFNIPVFRNWEWESGLGGGFTSADWNVRGFSVGGGLPPDSQYFNQRGRLRGSGLTYRAETAINHRLYENTFFQIGLGYHYIAIDKFSGNYNGETSSFYIRADGKVGVLDDTRVIDATVSTAQTFRRLDMNSGSWVLYFSVFQRFLD; encoded by the coding sequence ATGTCAAGATGTATTGTGATCCTTTCGTTTCTGGTTTTTATGATTTCTTCTATTGCCGTTGGCAACTTGGCTTCTGAACCTTCCGGTATGGAAGTCGGATTACGTTACGGTGGTGGCGAAAGAATTCCTGGAAGATTCGATGGAGACCTAAAACAGTTTTCTTCTACGATCAGTCCGTTAACTGCCTCCGATGTAGCCTTAGGTGGCGGCAGATCTACTAATTTATACGAAGGATTTTTTAGATTCCTATTAGACTCAAGATCCCGAATCGGATTTGTGATTGGAAGAAATGACTGGCAGATTCTTCAACTAACTGAAGTTACAAGCGACTATTATTATACAAAACTTAGTTCGGAAATCTATTCCTACCATATTTTGGGAATGTATTACTTTAACATTCCTGTATTTCGCAATTGGGAATGGGAAAGTGGACTCGGTGGCGGATTTACTTCTGCTGACTGGAATGTACGTGGATTTTCGGTTGGAGGTGGTTTACCGCCAGACTCCCAATACTTTAACCAAAGAGGAAGACTACGAGGAAGTGGACTAACCTACAGAGCAGAGACAGCCATCAATCATCGGTTATACGAAAATACTTTTTTTCAAATAGGGTTAGGATACCACTATATAGCAATTGATAAGTTCAGTGGGAATTATAATGGGGAAACTTCCAGTTTCTATATCCGAGCCGACGGTAAGGTAGGAGTATTGGATGATACAAGAGTCATTGATGCCACTGTGAGCACTGCACAAACTTTTCGAAGATTGGATATGAATTCGGGATCATGGGTTCTCTATTTTTCAGTCTTCCAAAGGTTTTTGGATTGA
- the lpxD gene encoding UDP-3-O-(3-hydroxymyristoyl)glucosamine N-acyltransferase has translation MKLKDLAEQLGASFTGSGDLEINGIKDLEHHTPVDPNSIYYVASKKYLAKHKKASDVKIALTIDSLASQFPHAIIIPEEGSKVKFIQVVSLFEKKPSYNAYVSEKASIHPTAKLGKDVTIMDFAVIQENVVIGDRAVIFPNVVLESNVEIGDETVLKSGVVVYYNCKLGKRNLIHSNTVIGADGFGFYDYSGVRYKVPQIGNVIIGDEVEMGAHCTVDRAALESTTIGNFTKFDDHVHVGHNCRVGNYVYIAGATVLAGSVTIEDGCFLAGQSAVAEHLTMKKGSILMGLSGLTEDSKEKTAYFGIPARPALEMHRIHSSLPILPELAKEHSKRKKQES, from the coding sequence ATGAAATTAAAAGATTTGGCTGAACAACTTGGTGCAAGTTTCACCGGCTCTGGTGATTTAGAGATCAATGGAATCAAAGATTTGGAGCACCATACTCCTGTAGATCCTAATAGTATATATTATGTTGCTTCCAAAAAATACTTAGCCAAACATAAGAAAGCATCGGATGTCAAAATAGCGCTTACAATTGATTCGTTGGCGTCTCAGTTTCCCCATGCCATCATTATCCCAGAAGAAGGCTCCAAAGTAAAATTCATTCAAGTAGTTTCATTATTTGAAAAAAAGCCAAGTTATAATGCTTACGTTTCAGAAAAAGCAAGTATACATCCTACAGCCAAACTTGGGAAAGATGTAACAATTATGGATTTTGCTGTGATCCAAGAAAATGTTGTGATTGGTGATCGTGCTGTGATTTTTCCGAACGTGGTATTGGAGTCCAATGTTGAAATTGGTGATGAAACTGTACTTAAATCTGGAGTTGTTGTTTATTATAACTGTAAGTTAGGAAAACGAAATTTGATCCACTCAAACACAGTGATTGGTGCCGATGGATTTGGATTTTATGATTACTCTGGTGTAAGGTATAAGGTTCCGCAAATTGGAAATGTAATCATTGGTGATGAAGTGGAAATGGGAGCCCATTGTACGGTAGACAGGGCGGCCCTTGAGTCTACGACCATTGGAAATTTTACTAAATTCGATGATCATGTCCATGTGGGGCACAATTGTCGAGTTGGAAATTATGTTTATATTGCAGGAGCCACTGTACTTGCAGGTTCCGTTACCATTGAAGATGGTTGTTTTCTTGCGGGTCAATCAGCTGTGGCAGAACACCTAACAATGAAAAAAGGATCTATTCTAATGGGGCTTTCTGGATTAACAGAAGATTCCAAGGAGAAAACAGCTTATTTTGGTATTCCAGCAAGACCTGCTTTGGAAATGCATAGAATTCACAGTTCGCTTCCAATATTACCAGAATTAGCTAAAGAGCATTCAAAACGAAAGAAACAGGAGTCTTAA